In a genomic window of Chrysemys picta bellii isolate R12L10 chromosome 1, ASM1138683v2, whole genome shotgun sequence:
- the FAM181B gene encoding protein FAM181B: MAVQAAILNPHHFIPFCFPASGGLADYVDLEKSYEDGGAALLAGGGVGGGEDPGDFKEATRDLLSFIDSASSNIKLALDKPVKSKRKVNHRKYLQKQIKRCTGIIASAPAAPAPAGGQELPKRPAPPAGAASPQPSCPPGPAGHCKPPAKREASQAASSLQSKSLAALFDSLHQGRAGEKGPAGGGGGSGGGGPRKVPLRNRNLPPSFFTEPAAPPPRAPPLSASPKALERGGGSPEAAEFFELLGPDYGGLLPEQPPAQEGFPARLPPELGMEPALYEPHLPPLPPHLLGAMLYPEPAWSPPAKKSPPAAASCSSLSLPETLRPLPAMGAPGAPLYPASSDPAPAGGEESPAQLAAAFAPYFPDCPLPPPPAMPYEYSAGYNRVAYSGL; the protein is encoded by the coding sequence ATGGCTGTGCAAGCTGCTATCCTCAATCCCCATCACTTCATCCCCTTCTGCTTCCCTGCCTCCGGGGGCCTGGCGGACTATGTTGACCTTGAGAAGAGCTACGAGGACGGGGGAGCCGCTCTCCtggcaggaggaggagtggggggaggagaagaccCAGGGGATTTTAAAGAAGCCACCAGGGACCTGCTGAGCTTCATAGACTCGGCGTCCAGCAACATCAAGCTGGCCCTGGACAAGCCGGTCAAGTCCAAGAGGAAAGTGAACCACAGGAAGTACCTGCAGAAGCAGATCAAGCGCTGCACGGGCATCATCGCCTCCGCCCCTGCAGCGCCAGCCCCGGCCGGGGGCCAGGAGCTGCCCAAGCGGCCGGCCCCGCCGGCAGGGGCCGCCTcgccccagccctcctgcccgcccggccccgccggccatTGCAAGCCCCCTGCCAAGCGGGAGGCCTCGCAGGCGgccagcagcctgcagagcaagAGCCTGGCCGCCCTCTTCGACTCCCTGCACCAGGGCCGGGCTGGCGAGAAGGGCCCggccggcggcggcggcggcagcggcggGGGCGGCCCCCGCAAGGTGCCGCTGCGGAACCGCAACCTGCCCCCTTCGTTCTTCACCGAGCCGGCCGCGCCGCCGCCCCGCGCCCCGCCGCTCAGCGCCAGCCCCAAGGCGCTGGAGCGGGGCGGCGGCAGCCCGGAGGCGGCGGAGTTCTTCGAGCTGCTGGGGCCCGACTACGGCGGCCTGCTCCCGGAGCAGCCCCCCGCGCAGGAGGGTTTCCCGGCCCGCCTGCCCCCGGAGCTGGGCATGGAGCCCGCCCTGTACGAGCCCCACCTCCCGCCGCTGCCCCCGCACCTGCTCGGGGCGATGCTCTACCCCGAGCCCGCCTGGAGCCCCCCCGCCAAGAAGAGCCCCCCGGCGGCGGCTTCCTGCAGCAGCTTGAGCCTGCCCGAGACCTTGCGGCCCCTGCCTGCCATGGGGGCCCCAGGAGCGCCCCTCTACCCGGCCAGCTCGGACCCGGCCCCCGCGGGAGGCGAGGAGAGCCCAGCCCAGCTGGCCGCCGCCTTTGCTCCCTacttccctgactgccccctccctcctcctcctgccatgcCTTATGAGTACAGCGCCGGGTACAACAGGGTGGCCTATTCGGGCCTCTAG